GACTGTCCACACCGCCCAAGCCCACGCTTGCCAATCTGCTCAATCTGGCGACCAAGCCGCACTGGTGCCTTGGAATGCTGGGTACCAAGCGCCGCAGCTTCGGCAATATCGTCGGCCATGTGGATGGCGTGGGTGATGTGTCCTCGCTGTCGTCCTGGACGGCAGATCAGTTCGACCCCTCGCTGAACTGGAACGATGTGGAATGGATCAAGAAGCTCTGGGGCGGCAAGATCATCCTCAAGGGCGTGATGGATGCCGAAGACGCGCGTCTGGCGGCACAAAGTGGTGCTGACGCGCTGGTGGTCAGCAACCATGGCGGCCGTCAGCTCGACGGTGCGCCGTCCTCGATTGCAGCCTTGCCGTCGATTGCCGAGGCCGCTGGCAAGGACATCGAAGTCTGGATGGATGGCGGCATTCGCAGCGGGCAGGACGTGCTCAAGGCCCGTGCCCTGGGCGCGCAGGGCACGATGATAGGTCGCAGCTTTCTCTACGGTCTGGGGGCCTATGGCCAGGCCGGCGTGAGCAAGGCGCTGCAGATCATCCACAAGGAGCTGGATACGACCATGGCCTTCTGCGGTCACACCCATATCGACCAGGTCGGCAAGGAGATCCTGTTGCCTGGCACCTACCCCAAGCCGTTTGCCGTGATCTGATCTGCGTTGTCGGCGGCTTGCTGCACTGCGAGCCGTCGCGACCTCTGCCCGGAGGTCAGGATCTACCGGTCTTGGGCTTCCATTCCTGAACCTGCAGCTGGATCTTGGCCCGTTGCGCCGGCTTCAATTTCTTGGCGATGATTTCCTGCTGCTTGGCCGAATCCTTCTCGCCATCTCTGGCTGCCAACAACGCCCAGAAGTAGGCCTGAGGCCAGCTTTGCCTGACACCGCGTCCCAAGGCATACATGGAGCCCACGTTGAACTGGCTGTTGGCATCCCCTTGTTCCGCCGCAGTCATATACCACCTGAAGGCCTCCTGGCTGTCTTGCGCCACGCCACGGCCATGGTCGTACATGTATCCGAGATTGCTCTGGCTCGACACATGGTTTTGTGCCACGGCAAGGCGATACAGCCTGACGGCCTCTTCCTGATTCTCAGCCACGCCACGGCCGTCGTCATACATCACCGCGAGGTTGAACAGACCGTCGGCATCGCCTTGTTCTGCGGCCAGGCGATACCATTTGACCGCTTCCTCATCGCTTTGCGGAACGCCGCGCCCGCGGCCGTACATCAGGCCGATATTGGACTGGCTCTCGGCGTGGCCCTGCTTTGCTGCCAGCATGAACCACCTGGCTGCTTCCTCATCGTTTTTGGGGGCTCCACGGCCTGTGAGGTAGGCGGCTGCGAGTTTGAACTGTGACTGGGCGTCGCCGCCCTCCGCTGCCTGCAGCAGGTCGGGCGATTGTGCGATGGACAAAGTGCTGCAGAGCAGCAAGGCGGCTGCG
This DNA window, taken from Comamonas testosteroni TK102, encodes the following:
- a CDS encoding alpha-hydroxy acid oxidase; translation: MSDLSKITCIEDLRVVAKRRVPRMFYDYADSGSYTQGTYRANEDEFQTIKLRQRVAVNMEGRSTRTTMIGEEVAMPVAIAPTGLTGMQHADGEILGAKAAKAFGVPFTLSTMSICSLEDIAEHTDHHPFWFQLYVMRDKAFMERLINRAKAANCSALVVTLDLQILGQRHKDIKNGLSTPPKPTLANLLNLATKPHWCLGMLGTKRRSFGNIVGHVDGVGDVSSLSSWTADQFDPSLNWNDVEWIKKLWGGKIILKGVMDAEDARLAAQSGADALVVSNHGGRQLDGAPSSIAALPSIAEAAGKDIEVWMDGGIRSGQDVLKARALGAQGTMIGRSFLYGLGAYGQAGVSKALQIIHKELDTTMAFCGHTHIDQVGKEILLPGTYPKPFAVI
- a CDS encoding tetratricopeptide repeat protein — translated: MKKPFSRLLCAAALLLCSTLSIAQSPDLLQAAEGGDAQSQFKLAAAYLTGRGAPKNDEEAARWFMLAAKQGHAESQSNIGLMYGRGRGVPQSDEEAVKWYRLAAEQGDADGLFNLAVMYDDGRGVAENQEEAVRLYRLAVAQNHVSSQSNLGYMYDHGRGVAQDSQEAFRWYMTAAEQGDANSQFNVGSMYALGRGVRQSWPQAYFWALLAARDGEKDSAKQQEIIAKKLKPAQRAKIQLQVQEWKPKTGRS